GCTTCGAAGTACTTTGCAATAGAGCGCTTGCGGCATTATACATATCTCGGTAGAATACCTCAAGCAATACGGTAATTGTTAGTCAATATCCAGCACGGCCGGGCTGGCTGGTGGAGTAGGGATACCGGCACAAGTAAGGTGAATGAAGGAGGAAACGGACATGATTGAAGCAATGCTAAGTGAGAGCCAGAAGAGGCTGCGTGGCGAGGCGAGGGATTTCGCCAGGGCTATACCCCGGCAGTTGATACTGGATATGGATGCCGACAAGGTGAGGTATCCCAGAGAGTTCCTGGAAGAAGCAGCCGGGAGAAAGCTGCTCGGCCTCCGCTTCTCCCAGGATTACGGCGGCAGGGGGTTGAGCTGGGGAGACGAGATAATTGCCCTCGAGGAGATCGGGGCACTGCCCCTATCCCTGGGCTGCCTCTACTCGCTGGTGAGCATCTGCGGCGAGGCTTTCCATGCCTTTGGCAGCGAGGAGCAGAACCGTAAATACCTCCAGCCCACTATCCAGGCCAGGCTTTGCTGCGCTGAGGCGCTAACCGAGCCCCGCGGCGGCTCCGACTTTTTCGGCGCCACCACCATTGCCCGCAAGGACGGCAGCCACTATCTCCTAACCGGGCAGAAGCGATTCGTTGTGGGCGCCGAAGGAGCGGACTACTTCCTGGTCTATGCCAGGACCAACACGGAAGCCCCCGGTCGAGAGTCGCTTAGCCTGTTCGTAGTGGAGAAGGACATGGGTGTGGAGGTCAAGCATGTTTACGGGCTTATGGGGACACGGGGAGGCGGAACCGGGAGGATACTGTTTCGCGATGTCAGGGTACCCGAGGAGAACATCATCGGAAGGGAAGGTCAGGGTGGGGAGATATTCTACCGCATGATGATTCCGGAGAGGATGACCAGCGCCGCCGGCATCCTGGGGATGGGGCGTAGCGCTCTGGAGATCGCCGCCCGCTACAGCGATAAGAGAAAAGCCTTCGGCAGCAGGATCAGAGATTTTCAGGCGGTTAGCTTCAAGGTCGCCGATAGCGTGACCAAGCTCGATGCGGCAAGCTCCCTGGTTTACGCCACTGCGATCACAATCGACCAGGGGCTCAACCGCAGACTGGCACGGCGCATGGTCTCCGAGGCCAAGGCCTTCTGCACCCAGGTTGCCTGGGAGGTAGTTAACGATGCCATGCAGATCCTGGGTGGTATCGGCTACACCAGTGTGTATCCCATCGAGCGCATGTTGCGCGATACCAGGCTGGCCATGATCTGGACCGGCACCAACGAGGTGATGAACCTCATCATCCAGCACGAGTACTACCGTGACCTCCTGTCCCGGGGCGACGAGGGCCGGGATGTGGAGGCCGATGCCCTGGAAGCAGAGGAGTTGGAAGAAAAGGTCTACGAGTAACTGCTGTCTTTGACGGACTTATCCGGAAACCTAACCTCTATAGGTTTGAGCCGATGCTCCAACATACCCATGAAAAGAGCCCCCTTTTAACTCTCTCTTGGATCATGGTTAGTTCGAATCCATAATGTTGGAATCAATGGGCAATACAGTGAACCTTTAAAAAATTTCATTCGGTCTTCCCACCCAACATTCGCGATTTGGAGATACGACTATTCCAACAATACGTTTAGACGGACAGGTAAATTGGATAACTGTTGCTGTTTCCGGGAACAGTTCAGCTAATCGCTATAGCTCAATCGACTGCTTATACCCCTTGAAAGTGTAGCTGGAATAGGAAGAGACTGCTGAAATAGTCTCAATCAACCCCCTAATCCCCCAATCTTGGGGGACTTTTTAAAGCTGGGGGACACCCCCAGACCCCCGGCCCCGATTATATCGGGGCACCTCTTTTTCAGCGATCTCTTGAAGTATGCCTATTTATTAGCCTGTAAATAGGGTGATTTCTTGAGCATGTTGCGGCGGTAAAAAGGGCGAAACAGCCGCACCCAGTACCTGCGGTAACCCACCATTGAGGGCATCTCACGGGCAAATTCCTCGAAGGAATGTCGCTGGTAATTCAGCAGCCTCTGGCTCTCGGAGGTATCCATCCAGACAGTGTAATAAGGTTTTGTGCTAAATGCTTCGTCAGGTAAATCCCCGATTCCCATAGCCTCCGACAGACTTCTGACAAAATCTCGGTAGTAAATCTGACTACCCTGGCCACTGCCGATCAGCAAGATTTTTCCCCAGACTTCATCACCGTTTATAGCGTTAGCCAGTGCCAGAGCTACATCCTGCGGATGGAGAAACTGCATCTGTGTATCCTGTGGAACATGGAACACCCAGGAGTCTAAATTCAATACTACTGGTGGTACGACGCCAAAACGGAAGACGGCCCAATCCAACCCCGATTCCTGAACCAATTGTTCGCACTCCAACTTGTGCTGTGTGTAGTGATCCGTTGCTTCGACCGGATCGGAGACGGTACGCGGCAATGGGTTTGGGGGGTTAATACTAAAGACGCTGCTCGATGACGCAAAGATTATTTTGGGTGGCGGGTTAAGTGCTTTCATAGCACTCAGAATACTCTGGGTGCCTCCCACATTAATCTCTCTAGCCTTTTCGGAACGGTACTCAGTCATTGGCGGTAGAGCGAACGCAATGTGAATGATAATGTCCACGTGAAGCCCTACAGCGGTATTCACATCATCGGAGTTGCGTAGATCTCCCCACACTACCTCCACTTGATCTTTGAACCTCTCAGCCTTTCTCTCGGTTGCCTCTGTTTTACGGTCAAAACATCTCACCTGATGCCCTTGATCAAGCAGTTTTTCAACCACATTAGGACCTATGTTTCCAAACGCACCCGTTAGCAGCACTTTCACTTGCGTCTCTCCTAGGCTTTCTCGAACTGCACCAGGGTTGTGTTGGAGCAGTATGCCCCTCCCGGCGAGTGCTCGTCTTTGGTGAGGACGTTGCAACACCCTCCCCGGTCGACACCTTTCTCATCAGGATCATACCAGGCACCCTGGGGGATATCGACTACCCCGGGCATGATCCTCTCCGTTACATGAGCGGGAATGACCGTCTCGCCTCTACCGTTGAACACCCTTACTATGTCTCCGCTTTTAACACCTCTAGCCTGAGCATCAGCTGAGCTAATCCGTATTGCCTGGGTCTGAAGCTCCCTCAGCCAGGGCAGGTTGTCATACTGGGAGTGCGCCCGCCTTTTAAAATGCGTGGTGACGAGCTGAAGAGGATACTTTCCCATCAGCGGATCATTGCGGCTTTCCCATGTCTCAATATACTTGGGAACGGGTGGCATCTGAGGGTCATTCATGTCCGCCAGTTGCTGAGAGTAGATCTCGATTTTACCACTTGGGGTGTAGAAAGGGTTATTTGCCAGGTCATCGATCTGCTTTTTAAAGGCTACGTGGGGCTCGGGAAGCTGGAGCTTGTGGATCCCGTTCTTTTTAAAGGCATCATAGTCGCCGATGTGCTTACTACCGGCGACCATCTCCCGCAGCCATTCGTCATCCGTTTTGTCATTGTAATCAGCTATACCCAGCCTGGCTGCCAGTTCAATGCATATATCCAGATGACTTTTCGATTCTCCTACCGGATCAATGGCTTTATTCATGTACCCGTAGAAGCCTGTTGCTCCGTCAAGAGCCATGTCATTCTTCTCTACGGTGGTAACTGTAGGTAGCAAGATATCAGCAAACCTGGCTCCTGCTGTCATAAACTGCTCGAAAGCAACAACGAATTCAAGGTCTTTCAGGGCTTGAACTGCCTTATTAATATTAAGGTACTGATTAGGGTAGTTAGTATCTACCAGGTAGAGTAGCTTGTAGTCAGCGGGATAACCGCCAGCTTTGCCTTTTAAAATGGCGTCTGACATTTTGGCCACATTTACCTGGCCCCTCCTCATGGCTACACCATGGCTGGGGAGGGCATTCTTTCGGGGCGGGGCGTCATATTCAACCGGGTTGCGCGGTGATCTCATACCCCGACCCAAACTAAAGTATGCAATTGGGCCGGCTGTAGGCCACGACCTCCCTCCTGAACTCCCACCATGGATGCCGACATTGCCAGTCATAGCTGCCAGCACCATGGCTGCACGGTGGTATTGCTCACCATATGCAGTACGTCCTGGCCCGATGCCGGCGATTAATGCTGCCGGCCTGGTAGTGGCATATTCCCTTGCCAGGCCCTCTATCGTGGTGGATGGCACACCGGTTATAGCCTCAGCCCATTTAGGGGTCTTAGGTACACCATCCTCTATACCCATAACATAGTCCTTGAACCGGTCGAAACCAACAGTGTAGGAATCGAGGAATTGTTGGTCGTAGAGGTTCTCATTAATTATCACTGAGGCCATGGCTATCAGCATGGCAGCATCGGTGCCAGGTATTATGGGAATCCACTGGTCGGCAAAGGTAGCGGTAGAGTCTGTGTATCTGGGATCAATGGAGACAATTCTAGTGCCCGCCTCCCTAGCCTGAGCCAGGTACCAGGAGGTATTGGTATTCTGTATGGTGTTTGCCGGGTCCCATCCCCACATGATTATCAGGCGGGAATTTAGCAGGTCGTCCCTTGTATTGCCTGTGTCCACCGTGCCATAGGTAGCTAGCTCAGCAAAGAGGCCACCATCGAAAGAAAAGGTGCCCCAGACATCGGAGCAGCCTCCTATCATGTTAAGCACCTTATAGTGGCACATGGCATTGTGTACAACAGATGTATCTCCACCCGACCATTTGAATAGAATAGCTGCAGGACCATAAGTTTCCTTAACCCGGTTCAGTTCCTTGGCTACAGTGTCCAGTGCCTCATCCCACGATATCCTCTCAAACTTACCCTCTCCCCTTTCGCCTACCCGTTTCATAGGATATAAGAGGCGGTCCGGGTTATAGACTCTCTGTCTTAAGGCTCGGCCCCTGAGGCATGCCCTGAATTGGGGCTCTTCTCCATCGTCGGTCTCGATTCTGGTGATTTTACCATCACTGATATAGAGCT
The sequence above is drawn from the Dehalococcoidia bacterium genome and encodes:
- a CDS encoding molybdopterin-dependent oxidoreductase encodes the protein MRAETSKSPDMTEEVIYTTHTSHCGGGCLLKLYISDGKITRIETDDGEEPQFRACLRGRALRQRVYNPDRLLYPMKRVGERGEGKFERISWDEALDTVAKELNRVKETYGPAAILFKWSGGDTSVVHNAMCHYKVLNMIGGCSDVWGTFSFDGGLFAELATYGTVDTGNTRDDLLNSRLIIMWGWDPANTIQNTNTSWYLAQAREAGTRIVSIDPRYTDSTATFADQWIPIIPGTDAAMLIAMASVIINENLYDQQFLDSYTVGFDRFKDYVMGIEDGVPKTPKWAEAITGVPSTTIEGLAREYATTRPAALIAGIGPGRTAYGEQYHRAAMVLAAMTGNVGIHGGSSGGRSWPTAGPIAYFSLGRGMRSPRNPVEYDAPPRKNALPSHGVAMRRGQVNVAKMSDAILKGKAGGYPADYKLLYLVDTNYPNQYLNINKAVQALKDLEFVVAFEQFMTAGARFADILLPTVTTVEKNDMALDGATGFYGYMNKAIDPVGESKSHLDICIELAARLGIADYNDKTDDEWLREMVAGSKHIGDYDAFKKNGIHKLQLPEPHVAFKKQIDDLANNPFYTPSGKIEIYSQQLADMNDPQMPPVPKYIETWESRNDPLMGKYPLQLVTTHFKRRAHSQYDNLPWLRELQTQAIRISSADAQARGVKSGDIVRVFNGRGETVIPAHVTERIMPGVVDIPQGAWYDPDEKGVDRGGCCNVLTKDEHSPGGAYCSNTTLVQFEKA
- a CDS encoding NAD(P)-dependent oxidoreductase, producing the protein MKVLLTGAFGNIGPNVVEKLLDQGHQVRCFDRKTEATERKAERFKDQVEVVWGDLRNSDDVNTAVGLHVDIIIHIAFALPPMTEYRSEKAREINVGGTQSILSAMKALNPPPKIIFASSSSVFSINPPNPLPRTVSDPVEATDHYTQHKLECEQLVQESGLDWAVFRFGVVPPVVLNLDSWVFHVPQDTQMQFLHPQDVALALANAINGDEVWGKILLIGSGQGSQIYYRDFVRSLSEAMGIGDLPDEAFSTKPYYTVWMDTSESQRLLNYQRHSFEEFAREMPSMVGYRRYWVRLFRPFYRRNMLKKSPYLQANK
- a CDS encoding acyl-CoA dehydrogenase family protein translates to MIEAMLSESQKRLRGEARDFARAIPRQLILDMDADKVRYPREFLEEAAGRKLLGLRFSQDYGGRGLSWGDEIIALEEIGALPLSLGCLYSLVSICGEAFHAFGSEEQNRKYLQPTIQARLCCAEALTEPRGGSDFFGATTIARKDGSHYLLTGQKRFVVGAEGADYFLVYARTNTEAPGRESLSLFVVEKDMGVEVKHVYGLMGTRGGGTGRILFRDVRVPEENIIGREGQGGEIFYRMMIPERMTSAAGILGMGRSALEIAARYSDKRKAFGSRIRDFQAVSFKVADSVTKLDAASSLVYATAITIDQGLNRRLARRMVSEAKAFCTQVAWEVVNDAMQILGGIGYTSVYPIERMLRDTRLAMIWTGTNEVMNLIIQHEYYRDLLSRGDEGRDVEADALEAEELEEKVYE